GAGACaccatctctttctttccaaCTTTTAGGtcagttttttcccctcagagcTTTGTTTTCAAACGTGACAGTCTTCAAAAGGGTTCACTTAAAGCAGCAATTTTACCACGCCTCCATTTAAAAAAGCCTCAAAGACTTGCTTTCTGTACTTAATTGGGGTTGTTGAAAACCCAGCTGCTTGTGATGTCGAACTTTGATTGTATGTCTGCCATTTCCTCCCTTATAatctgaaatgcatttttcacagtCTTTTGACAATCTCTCTGTGGATCCTGAGGGATATGTTTCAGAGAAAAGTGACCTTGTTGGTAAGTGttattcacatttcatcatttatctcGAAgcaatgtgtgaaataaattaatCCTGAAACGTAATAGCTATTAATGGCAGAGCATTTAACGGTAGCTCTGTATCCTCGGATTGTCAGCATGTGAGTTAGCTGAGTGATTTAGGCCTTTGGACTTTTGAGTGCCTGAGGTAGACCCGCCTTAAACCTCTGCTTCCACCCCTattatttctgctgcttttttcatACTAGCCTCTCGTTTTCCCCTCCACATATCTGACATTCCTTGCCTGTTTAGGAGCAGTTCCGTGTGGGATGGGAAACACATGGGGTTTGTGTTAAATCCAGTGGTGGGTGGCTGGGAGAGGTGCATCACAGTGTAACCAGTAAAAAGCAAATAATGCTGTTGGACTATTTTGAAGGATGCCCAGCACTTTCATATCCTCCTACGCTGTCCACTTTAGCCtcaatgtgttttttcatttacctCCCACACACATCTGTAGGGATAGTAGACCTGAGACACATCAATCCAACACTTTTCGTTGATGCCATGTGTTTTGCTTCACTTGGttttgtcgtgtgtgtgtgtgtctgtgtgcctgcgtgcgcgtgtgtgtccTCTGCTGACCCTCCAGGCCCAGAGGTGCCACTGTCACGGGAAGAAGAAGTCGACTTGACCCTGTTGAAGAATGATAGCGGGGTGGAGTCAGCTCTGCTCTATGCCAAGGCCTGGTCCAAGTATATTAAAGACCTTCTGGCCTGGATGGAGAAACGACTGGCTATGGGTGAGACGCTGAGACTTTTGAAAGTGCACTGGACTGTAAGAAGAAGATTGATGCATTAAGATACACTTCTATATACTAAAAACGCTGTATCTCTGTTTCCCTTTCAGATGTTGAGTATGCCAAAAATTATGCCAAAATGGCTGAGTCTGCAAAGACATTGGCCAGTCAGCAGGTAACAGAAGAGCTTTTTTTGATATAAATATTCTAATTGgtgtaaaaaaatgttgtaaatagTTGTACAAAATGGATTTTTAGATGTTACttgctttatttcatttcttcaagGACTACATGCCATTCAGCAACATCTATGTATCCACGTTCAAGAACGACATTGAATACAGACAGCTGCTTATTCAGACTGCGGTGGCTCTTCAGACGAATAAATTTATACAGGTAAGAGAGTAACAACAAAGACGTCTTTGAGGAAGCACTTACCTAATCCTTCAAACTCGCTGGGCCCTCCTCAAAACCTCTGGTGTTGAAttcatttcagcatttcttgGCCTTTCATGGCTGTCCCATGGAGCAGAGGCAttaatctttctctttttctttgacagtCATGCCCATAAAGAGTGTACAAGATTAAAATGGCATGTAGTGACATTAACTGACTAtgcaacaaagacaacatgactGTGCCTTCTGTGAAAATGTAGTAAATTATAACATAATGAAGCCACATTCAAGTCAGTAattgctcctttttttctttttttgtgttttttatgccCTTTTGGCTCTTGTCATATTTCATAAAAACACTCCAAACACTCAAGCCTTCAAGCAATTTAAGTACTTGTAATTGTCTAGTCAAGAGTAATATACTGTATAGTACTTGCTGATCAGGACACAAGCATCTCGGCTATAGTTAACATCCATGTATCTTCTCTTCAGTGCAAAACTTGTGAGTATAAGCTTTTGTAGTAAAGGAATTTTGTGTACCTAATTACAAGTGATTGCTTTTTCTCAGCCCCTCCTGGCCCGTAAGAATGAACTGGACAAGTTGAGAAAAGACATCAAGGAGCAGTGGCAAAgggagcagaagaaaatggtATGTAACATAGGTAACATCTTCTATGTTCCCCTagagtgttatttatttttttatactgctATATTATATATTTGCTCTATAGCAGTTCTACTTGTCtccacagacagagcagcattGTACAGTATATGTTAGTGTTGCCAGCCAGCCAGCACAAAGTCAGATACTTAAATGACAGATGATTTTAAATTAGCATGCCAGTGTTTGTTTCGTGGGTTAACACTTTCACTATTTTCTCAATGCCCAGCTTGTTTTACTGTGTCAGCTTGCATGCACTGCTAATCAACCACAAAGGCATGTCTGATTGCATTTAGCAtaaatgatatatatatttaaatcttCCGGGTGCTTGTGGTTGATCTGTGTGGTTTTGGCAGCAAGAGGCAGATGCAGCCTTGCGTAAAGCTCGAGCACTGAAGGctcagaggagagaagagtATCAGAAAGCCCACTCGTCTACCAATCGCTCCCAGGAGGAGCAGTCTAATGCTGGTAACAAacagctggagaagaagaggaagctcGAGGAGGAGGCTCTGCTGAAGGTAGGCGGGGAGAGGATGACGGGGAAAATGGCATAATGAACAGTCTCTCATAATATAACACGTCCTGTTGTGGGGTTTACCAGGCCAGGTCTGTTTATGATAGCTTGCCATTGGGTGCCAGTAGGTCTTCTGACAACTTGCCACTTGTCTGTTCATTGTAATTGAATTTCTGCACGCTCATCTCATTGTACTTAGCCACTATCCGTTTCATCCACAACCTCTGTGTCCATCGCTATTGTCAGGCGGAGGAGGCCCAGGACCAGTACCAGAGCTGTATGGCTGACGCAGGCGTCAGGAAGATGGATCTGGCCAACGCCAAGAGCACCATCCTCGCGCAGATCCGAGAGGTGGTCTTCCAGTGTGACCTCACACTCAAAGCTGTGAGTAGACGGGACATAATATTTGTATTCTGCTAACAAATCATTGAAATGAGAGAATAAACCGTTTTTTCCAATAACATTTTTCTATAATAGTCTCTTTCTTGTAAGTTAAAGATCTTTTAACAAAATGACAGTAAACGATTTATATTCTGACAAAATCATACTGATCAAGCTAtttggtgtttcctgttgtCAACAACAAATGTCCTGTTTCCACAGAACTATTGAAAACTGATTTCAGTAATGTGTTAAACACTGTTTGGTTAGGTTCTCATTCAGTGATTGAGTCATTCATTCGCTCAGTCACTCattcagctttttttaaataaactgtcatTCTTCAGGTGACAGTCAACTGGTTTCAGATGCAGCAGGCGCAGACTGTGTCGCTCCCTGCCCACTACCAGGCCCTGAGTGAGAGTGCCAAGGTGTACGAACCGGGCGAATGCTATGCTGAGTTTGTCCGCAACCTGCCCAAAAACCTGCCCAAGGAGCGTGTGCACTCAGACTCCATCTCATCTGACAATACCAGGTACCAAAGACTGTGGATGCACACTAAGATTCTGGAAATGTTGACGGCTATGAAACTACTTGACTATGAAGAAGAGAGctttgtttcagcattttagCGGTTATCTTATGAAATGTGGTTGTTACACTTCTTTGTCGTGGTCTGTTGTAGTTTAAAGACTTTTATCCATGGGCAGATTGTTGTACATGTGGCCATAATATGAGACAGTCTGTGTTAAATGAGCCCAGCTGAGGGCTGAGTTTCCATTCAACTCCAATTTTACAGGAGATTGTTTCAAAATATCTTGGTGTTACTCCTGCCTCATGTTAGAAGTTGTTCATGGCTTTATTCTTTTTTCAGCAAAGGTAACAGTGAGTcagagagaatgacagagaatCAAGGGAGAGACAGAATGCGTGTTGAATTTGTTGCCCTTCCTCAGGAAATATCTGTGGCGCAGGCTGAATGCAGCGGGGGAGATTGTGAGCGTGAGAGCTTGGTTGTCCTTAAGACTCTACTTGGATTGTCAGAGCAGTCAAAATCAGCTTCCCACACACTCACTACAACTAGGAAGATAAGCATTGCTGAATAACTTCACTTTTCTAAGTTCTGGGTTACTGATAAGATTGTATTTTCATTAGGTACAGTAAAGCGTAAATCACTAGTGTTGACAttgactgaaaaatgtttttgtaatctAATTTAGTGCTTGAGACAAGTTTGTACTTGCATTATTGTGAAGCCACAGATGTGTTTAATGTGACTTGATAGGCTGTAGTTGGCTGCTGGTTTAGCtcatttcagtttctgttcctAATCCTCTCTTTCAGTCTCAGTTCAGCAATTGCATTTCTGAAAATTTATTGAGGTTGTTCACTTCAAATCAGCATTTTTCAGCAACTAAGGAACTATAAAAACCTTGCGGCCTCCAGTACAGCTAAAGTTTAATCAACAGAAACATATTCCCTcctacacatttttttccccaatgaAAAGAACTTCCTGGCTAACTTCAGATCCTTCCGGTGTGTTGTGAAGAGGTAATATAACGCTCTAAAATACTCTCAGTAATGCAGTTGTCAAATACAGTTTGACTTAACAGGTTGAAATGTGCCAGGCTTGCTTATTCATAACACTCGTGGTTATAAATGTTCGGTGtttcagtttttggttttatatgtcagaaaatgaaagcttGAATTGCCTGGGGAAGTAATGGTTGAGTCACTGACTGTTGATTAACAAATCAAATCCCTACAGATTCACCCTGTGTAATATATTTCATAATATGGAGCTTAGGAAATTTTTCTTACTGGTGAATTCAGCACACTTAATCTGAAATGCAGGCTTTGTTTCCCCAGGTTTGTTTTCAACAAAAGGTCAGCCGGCAGCACTCATTCCTCCCATGGCAACCTGTCGCAGGGATCCATCACCTCCTGCGACGTGCTGAGCGGAGACGAAGTGGACAAGGAGTGCAGgtccaacagcagcacagacataCAAGGTGCTCGCTCGATCGCTGATGTGAACGCAAAACATTATCTCATTTGCAGCAAGTAGCATACCAGCAGACTTTTGAAAAGATCACATTTGATAACCTACTTTTACAAACTGACTGATAACATTAAGGCACACTGTGACGCATGTGTTGTGTTACATCTGCTAGTCAtaataaaaatcacacttttgCAGATGTGAATTACTGTTCACACAGCGTAATCCCACAACCCAAACCAGTAATTGTTGCAGGGTCTGTGGGTCAGATGTGTCTGCAAACCTGCCTGAATCTTTACATGAGCTTTTCAGGGACTTTCCCTGCCTTCTGAATCATGGAAATTTTCTCaggactgaaatcaaaacagTTTGACTTTTGTGTTGCTTACTCATGAAAAGTCTGGAATATCTGTGTGACCACTTGTCTCTGATTATAACGGCTGCTGGCACTAAGAATATCaccaaacaggaagctgtttcTCTGTTGTAATTCTGCATGGGTGACTGAtggcctgtgtgtgttcttgcagCACTGAAGAGTCAGGCCCCGCTGAGAGCCTGGGCCTCCGGCAGTCAGGGAAGCCACGGCGGGATGTGCAGTGACTCTGAGAGTGCGGGTGGCAGCAGCGAGTCGAGGTCCATGGACTCGCCCACCGCCAGTCCAGGTAGGAGGATTTTACAGAGCATTAAgccttttttaaattcataaagGTCTTGAGGGTGCCTTGCACATGGAGATGTTGAGAGAACACACGGAACAAGTAAAGGCAGTGTTTCATATTggaaaaatctgacaaaaatatcttttagaAGAAAAGCTAAACatagtgaaaaaataaaaaacagaatggAAAATAGCTTGCTTTTGATACCCAAATCACGTAGTTAACAGAGTATGAAGGCGTTCacaatttatttgtttctattataagcttttcttgtttctttagTCTAACTTCCTCACAGACCCAGGCACTGCTCATCTCAGTTCACTTCCCTCTACAACTGAAACAACTGGCCACAGTGTGCAAAGCTATGGAATATTTAACACTAAATTTACACATGTAGAGCACCAGAACTCCCATGTTCTTGCTACTGCGGTGTGTCCTTGTGCTAGTCTATGGTAAAAGTGTATATTTACAGTTAGCTACTGAACTTTGTGATGTACAGGTTCACAGCTTTTACGTATATGTTCAGGTGACTTCAAGCGACGGCTGCCAAGGACTCCATCCACTGGGACCATGTCTTCTGCTGATGACCTGGATGAGAGAGAACCACCATCGCCCTCAGACAATGGTAaggagtgtgtctgtgggtgcATAGCCATGTCTGTTATGtgtttccctctcctcctgccgatgtgttgttgttgatgtttatAGCAATTTTGGGCTTGTGTCTGCCCTAACAGCTAGTCAGTGTGTTCGTTTGTGTGGAGGGGAAGTtaaagaagggagggagaaacaATGAGAGAGACTACTGCACACCTCGATGTGGTGCTTTTTTTTATGGTCCTGGCTCTGTTGTGGATGTCGCTTACATCAAATGCTTTTGCACTTGACGGAGCTGCACAGACAGGGATCATGTTAGTTTTGGCGTGCAGTCTCAGCGTACTTTTCCCGTATGTGTGCTGAGCTGTCCGAGTcaagtgtgtatgtttgttttatcactGTGAATTGAAGCAGCAGAGTCGCTCTGCTTTTCGACTTATGTTGtgttctttaatttattttgagttgATGTGTAATcagtaaagtaaagtatttCAGTAAATAGTAAATTTATGTATAAAACATTAGAATAACAGCTGGAAGACTAACTATTTGACTAACTTTTTATGCCTACAGGAATTCCATTTCATTACATTAGGTAATTAAGTGTCTGTGGctgttgtttgattttaacTATTATATCTTAATCTTTTCtgcttgttgtgttgtttttcttcgtAACAATTTTCTGAATCTGACTTTGAATGAATGAGTTAAAAACCATCAGAAGAATATTATTCCAAGCTACAGTGTATATAGCGATGTGACATTAACAAAGACTTTTCTGATCGCCCTCACAACGGTTCAGCTTTCGTCACCCTCACTGGCACCTCTGATTTTCAGGTCTTGCAGAGATGGTGACGGAGACAGCCAGTTCTCCTGGTCCCTTTCGAAATGCTCAGATGTCCAAAGCTGCCCAAACCCATAAGCTGAGAAAACTACGAGCTCTGTCTAAGTGCAGAGAGTGTGATAGTCTGGTGGTTTTCCACGGAGCGGAGTGTGAGGAGGTACAGTATATCACTGCCTGTTAAAATGATCGTGTTAAGGAAAGTATTTGAAGTTGTTTCATGATGCATTAGAAATAGTAAATGCAGCAGACAGCCACTACATGTTGCcatttgtctgctgttttgaaaaaagaaaagacaaaaagatacCGAATCACCTGTTTTAGAAAGAAATTGTTTAATCTAAATTTCAATCAGTTTCCcacttatttctttatttaagtgtttctgtctcttttcctttgCCAGTGCTCCCTGGCCTGTCATAAGAAGTGTCTAGAGACGCTCGCCATCCAGTGTGGCCATAAAAAGCTGCAAGGCAGATTGCACTTGTTTGGTATCGACTTTGCCCAAGCATCAAAAAACAGCCCCGATGGTATCCCTTTTATAATTAAGAAGTGCACGTCTGAGATTGAGAGTCGAGCTCTCAATATCAAGGTAAGCTTAGTTTCTAATACAACGAAATGTTTATAACTTGACGGCTGGGACAGCAGTGCTTTTCCAAGCCATACTCATTGTAGATATGTTTTTGAAATACCATATTTAATAGGTAATGTCCTGGATATCTCATGACGATCCGCTACAGTAAAAATTGTACCTGTTTTTTCCTCACAGGGGATTTATCGTGTGAATGGTGCCAAATCACGTGTCGAGAAGCTCTGTCAGGCTTTTGAAAACGGGAAGGACTTGGTCGAGCTGTCTGACCTCTCCCCTCACGACATCAGCAATGTCCTCAAACTCTACCTGAGACAGGTGAGTCTGAATGAACAGTTGAAAAGAAGTGAGAAACTCAGGATAAAGTATAAAACAAAAGATACTTTTCCATGGAGTGTACCACAAGTTAAACCCACCTGTGAGAACTCAAAATGCTTCACTGATTCCCTCTCTGTGTCCAGTTACCAGAGCCACTGATCCTCTATCGATACTACAACGACTTAATCGGCTTGTCCAAAGAGTGCCAGAGAGTGATTGTGGAGGAGGCTGATAAACCTCAGAGCACCCAGGCAGGAGAGAAAGGCGGGCCGAGCATCCAGCTCAACAGGGTCATTTTCAAGATCAGAGACTTTCTCCGCCAGCTCCCACCAGCCAACTACAGAACTCTGCGCTTCCTTATAGCCCACCTTAACAGGTAACACTAAGAACTCGTCCATTGGAAAAATTCTGTTTGTCCCTCTCTGCACAAACTTCCTCATAAGACACAAAGGGAAACAGAGACTTCCCTTTACCACAGAGGAAGTAGCACAAAGTACTCTTTTTTAATAGCCTGGTTAAGTTATTTTTCAAATCTGACACCAACATCAATGTTTCTTAATATTCATATGTGAATGGACCTTGTGTTGATCTGCAGAACGTTTATGTCTGATTCTGAGTCaatgttctctttttctgaaCGCAGATAAAAGTCTTAAACAGTAcctgaaatgtgtcttttatgAATAAAACTCATCATCATTCGCCTCTACTACCACAGAGTTGCTGAGCAGGCAGAGGAGAACAAGATGACTGCGAGTAACCTGGGCATTATCTTTGGCCCCACACTCATCAAGCCACGACAGACAGACGCTGAGGTGTCCCTGTCCTCCCTGGTAGACTACCCCTACCAGGCCCTGATGGTGGAGCTGATGGTGCGACACTTCCAAAACATCTTTGATGCATCGCTTCTGTCTAGCTCCGACATCGCCACAACTGGCCAGGCGTCCCCCAGACTCACCCCTCAAGAGAAGGTGCAGCGGCTCAGCAGACACTCCACCTCCCTGACAGACATCAAAGAGGTGAGGATGGATTGAAGGGTGTGACTGGGTTGTAATTGGTGTCATGTGTAACTACTTCGGCTtgtcctttttgtgttttggtggatgcagttttgtttgattggtaaaatatttataaaagaAACCTTAAGGGAAGTGAGGCATAATCAGCTATGTTGTTGTCTTCAATCACCCTTCCTTAGTTTTAAAGGGGAGAGATCAAAGTCTGCTTACACTTTGATCAACTACACCTGaagactgtgaaaatgaaaacaaaaattagggAGTGGAGCTAGAAAGACGTGAGCTTACcagacctctgtagcccctCCTCATATCTGCTTGAAGCTACGTACACAGCTGAATCTCAAGCTGGAGGTCATGTAGCCTCGTGGGTAATGTGAGCACCAGGTTTGGATAATGAAGAAGAACGCGTGGAATAAAAAGCAGTATCTCTGGTTCTTCTGtcttcatccctccatcacCCTCCATCATAGGTCTGACAAAGTTCAAATGCTACATTGATGGAGTACTCTTAAGAAATATGAAATTGATTATATAagctgtgttattttagtgtgAAGGTGATAATGTACAGTTACATCCTAAGCTTCACTGACCACTAATTTATAGGCGGTACACACATTGTAATTTAATTGTTTCTTGTGTCCTTGCAGAGTGCCAAAGTGTACAAAAGATACTCATCAGTGATCCCGTCCTCACACATCCTGGACGAGGTGCAGGAGGTCCAGCCAGGAACTGACAAAACAGAGGTCTCAGCCCTGGACAGGCTCAATGGGATACAGACCTCTAGTGGAGGAGACGTCCAGAGGTCAACCTTAGTGTTTGGCCGCCCCAGCACCACCatcccctccaccaccactttGGCATCAAAGGTCCAGCTACGCGCCCAGCGTTCCAGACATGTGTCTCGGCCTATCAGCATGCCGCTGGAGCGCCTGCCCACCCCCGCCCAGATCAGTGAGAGGAATAACCGTAacgctgctgctgatgttgatgcAAGCTCTGCTGAGCGCGACCCCGTCTCTGAAACTATACAGGAGATGCCAGAGACGGAAAAGTCGCGTCAAAGTGGCTCATCCAGGGTTAGCACCTACTACATCACTCCTTTCATTGACACACAGACAATGCAGAGGAGAACGTGGGACAGGAAGTACAAGCACTATGATGTTACACCGAGGACTGCTATGATTGTGGCCAACCTGCCCTCTGCAAGCCCTGGAGTACAACCTGTAAAGGCAACGATGCCTGTCGCTGTTACCACAGCAGTAACCACTGCCTCTGCGGTCCCTACCACAAGCAGTGTGAGCACCATATTCTCCAGCAACCCCTACACAGTGTCAGTAAAGCCTGTCTGGACTTATAAAAGGGAAAACGACACAGATGATTCAGTCAGTGAATCTAGAAGCTCACCAAACCTTCCACTCACTCTCAGGGCACCGAGAACTCTGCAGCCCCCCCCTGGAACTTTCTACAAGCCCCCTGTTTCCGTTAACAGCAGAGCTAGGACACTTCCAACCTGGACTACTACTGttaccaccatcaccaccaccacctcatcGCTCGCCCCCACCAAACCTGCCGAGGTAGGGACACCGTCCCCTGCCCTTGCAACCCCCCCACAGACACGACTCCAGACACAGGACTCCACTGACAGCACCAGTGACCCTGGGGTCTCGACCTCTGCTACCCTTTCGCCCCCCCAGTCCCCTCCTCCTAGCAGCCCCGAAGACCTCAGTCCCAATGAGACTAAACCCGTCTACCAAAGACTTCGACCTCGGCGGCTGCAGGCGCTTGAACACAGAGAGGCCCACTTTGTCTgacaccaaaagaaaaagaaaaaaacaaccatattgtatctgtaaatatttatgtatcTGTGCCATAGTGTATACTGGGGATTTTTTCTTATCATACAAGCTGAGAGTGGAAGGAAAGATAGGCCTGTGAAATTTAAACCACAAAAGTGTTATAAGAActaatatattgtattttacatGTTACAGAATGTCTCCGAAGCagtcaaaacaagcaaatacTACAAGTATGATGCCAACGTTGAATCGTtactgtcatgtttttaaataacaaagcacctggtttgtctgtttttatgtaaaaaaaaaattgcctaTCGTCCTTTTTGTTCGAATTGAACAGTTAAGTTCATGTTTGATTTGTtccaaaattatattttattgtaatcaCACAATGCACTTAATGCAAGATAAGATTCTAATGTTAAAATCTGCTTAATTTTTTATCTTGTTCCCCAAAGGAGCAGATGAAAGTATTTTTAacatgaggtttttttttaattttaaagagTTCgatatttttaccttttaaattTGCCTGTTGTAAGCCAGAGTTTGGTACATCGTTTCTCAGTATGTAAACCTTATGTATCTGTTTACGTTTTTTATACTCATTCATACATACTGCATGTTTGTCACAGTAATTTTGTCTCATTGAATTATTGTGActatgcaaaagaaaaatgacatgcaataacaaattaaaaatgtagtttaaacTGTTACTGCTGTTCCAATTgaggttttgtttctttttttagatCTCTGCTCATTGCCTCCTAGAACAAAGGCtccatttgaatttttttgttttaaatatctGTAGTCATAGgtttactttttgtgttttatttatgttactcAACAAGGATTTGTTGAGTAACGGTGTCAATCAGGTTTTTGTACTTTGCGGTGTTGGACACATGGGTGGCAGAAACAGCAGAATGCTAACAGGTCTAAGGCCACTGATTTTCttacaacacagagaaaaatagaaaattgtCACATTTAAGAGTCTGGAAACAGAACGATATTTCCCACAGCTGTGCTGGCAGGAGCTAATTTTTGGTGTTTGCTTTACATCCATCGTGTTGGTCTTAGTTTTGGTTCGACTGTTGTAAGTGTATGCAGCACTAATACTGTTTATATTTGGTTATTGGATCATCATAATGATGGCTTTACTT
This portion of the Scatophagus argus isolate fScaArg1 chromosome 13, fScaArg1.pri, whole genome shotgun sequence genome encodes:
- the LOC124069357 gene encoding rho GTPase-activating protein 29-like isoform X1 is translated as MIRKSSSSSSSGGGDGTKHTQGLPQHLSKPHTGSLSAGSTKTWDMGRSSKNPNPLSSMGLTSHLVGAPGVDPEYVMQLVNDVRWFADVLLNLKEAFRCKENLKDLQGVVQERLAELLRVLKAVIGKHQTLNSVDILGAAGTVIAKVKGVNFKEVNPENTKAIFGEIHASIDTLAFTFGNVVSDFLMGDVDSSSGLGIPQTRRSRSFDNLSVDPEGYVSEKSDLVGPEVPLSREEEVDLTLLKNDSGVESALLYAKAWSKYIKDLLAWMEKRLAMDVEYAKNYAKMAESAKTLASQQDYMPFSNIYVSTFKNDIEYRQLLIQTAVALQTNKFIQPLLARKNELDKLRKDIKEQWQREQKKMQEADAALRKARALKAQRREEYQKAHSSTNRSQEEQSNAGNKQLEKKRKLEEEALLKAEEAQDQYQSCMADAGVRKMDLANAKSTILAQIREVVFQCDLTLKAVTVNWFQMQQAQTVSLPAHYQALSESAKVYEPGECYAEFVRNLPKNLPKERVHSDSISSDNTRFVFNKRSAGSTHSSHGNLSQGSITSCDVLSGDEVDKECRSNSSTDIQALKSQAPLRAWASGSQGSHGGMCSDSESAGGSSESRSMDSPTASPGDFKRRLPRTPSTGTMSSADDLDEREPPSPSDNGLAEMVTETASSPGPFRNAQMSKAAQTHKLRKLRALSKCRECDSLVVFHGAECEECSLACHKKCLETLAIQCGHKKLQGRLHLFGIDFAQASKNSPDGIPFIIKKCTSEIESRALNIKGIYRVNGAKSRVEKLCQAFENGKDLVELSDLSPHDISNVLKLYLRQLPEPLILYRYYNDLIGLSKECQRVIVEEADKPQSTQAGEKGGPSIQLNRVIFKIRDFLRQLPPANYRTLRFLIAHLNRVAEQAEENKMTASNLGIIFGPTLIKPRQTDAEVSLSSLVDYPYQALMVELMVRHFQNIFDASLLSSSDIATTGQASPRLTPQEKVQRLSRHSTSLTDIKESAKVYKRYSSVIPSSHILDEVQEVQPGTDKTEVSALDRLNGIQTSSGGDVQRSTLVFGRPSTTIPSTTTLASKVQLRAQRSRHVSRPISMPLERLPTPAQISERNNRNAAADVDASSAERDPVSETIQEMPETEKSRQSGSSRVSTYYITPFIDTQTMQRRTWDRKYKHYDVTPRTAMIVANLPSASPGVQPVKATMPVAVTTAVTTASAVPTTSSVSTIFSSNPYTVSVKPVWTYKRENDTDDSVSESRSSPNLPLTLRAPRTLQPPPGTFYKPPVSVNSRARTLPTWTTTVTTITTTTSSLAPTKPAEVGTPSPALATPPQTRLQTQDSTDSTSDPGVSTSATLSPPQSPPPSSPEDLSPNETKPVYQRLRPRRLQALEHREAHFV
- the LOC124069357 gene encoding rho GTPase-activating protein 29-like isoform X2, coding for MGDVDSSSGLGIPQTRRSRSFDNLSVDPEGYVSEKSDLVGPEVPLSREEEVDLTLLKNDSGVESALLYAKAWSKYIKDLLAWMEKRLAMDVEYAKNYAKMAESAKTLASQQDYMPFSNIYVSTFKNDIEYRQLLIQTAVALQTNKFIQPLLARKNELDKLRKDIKEQWQREQKKMQEADAALRKARALKAQRREEYQKAHSSTNRSQEEQSNAGNKQLEKKRKLEEEALLKAEEAQDQYQSCMADAGVRKMDLANAKSTILAQIREVVFQCDLTLKAVTVNWFQMQQAQTVSLPAHYQALSESAKVYEPGECYAEFVRNLPKNLPKERVHSDSISSDNTRFVFNKRSAGSTHSSHGNLSQGSITSCDVLSGDEVDKECRSNSSTDIQALKSQAPLRAWASGSQGSHGGMCSDSESAGGSSESRSMDSPTASPGDFKRRLPRTPSTGTMSSADDLDEREPPSPSDNGLAEMVTETASSPGPFRNAQMSKAAQTHKLRKLRALSKCRECDSLVVFHGAECEECSLACHKKCLETLAIQCGHKKLQGRLHLFGIDFAQASKNSPDGIPFIIKKCTSEIESRALNIKGIYRVNGAKSRVEKLCQAFENGKDLVELSDLSPHDISNVLKLYLRQLPEPLILYRYYNDLIGLSKECQRVIVEEADKPQSTQAGEKGGPSIQLNRVIFKIRDFLRQLPPANYRTLRFLIAHLNRVAEQAEENKMTASNLGIIFGPTLIKPRQTDAEVSLSSLVDYPYQALMVELMVRHFQNIFDASLLSSSDIATTGQASPRLTPQEKVQRLSRHSTSLTDIKESAKVYKRYSSVIPSSHILDEVQEVQPGTDKTEVSALDRLNGIQTSSGGDVQRSTLVFGRPSTTIPSTTTLASKVQLRAQRSRHVSRPISMPLERLPTPAQISERNNRNAAADVDASSAERDPVSETIQEMPETEKSRQSGSSRVSTYYITPFIDTQTMQRRTWDRKYKHYDVTPRTAMIVANLPSASPGVQPVKATMPVAVTTAVTTASAVPTTSSVSTIFSSNPYTVSVKPVWTYKRENDTDDSVSESRSSPNLPLTLRAPRTLQPPPGTFYKPPVSVNSRARTLPTWTTTVTTITTTTSSLAPTKPAEVGTPSPALATPPQTRLQTQDSTDSTSDPGVSTSATLSPPQSPPPSSPEDLSPNETKPVYQRLRPRRLQALEHREAHFV